Proteins from one Rhizoctonia solani chromosome 5, complete sequence genomic window:
- a CDS encoding carbon-nitrogen hydrolase: MDISHSVGPILLGAIFNSLLLGVMIVQCQTYYTHFPCDHTRLKFLVTYLLIMNLFNTGFDIALAWHYSVNLFGNFSAVENSMWLYTIGRYKAARLIGTNAGVSTDRAGDDCHDFDSGSSILRVEYKSNLRLGAGVGGSIGSSLVTDFKLFYRFRASVIVWLSLSTITDSTISVILASYLHKRRTGFSATDHLISRLIRLVIQTGLITTICAVADLVTFLCLNDNLHIFFQLILCKAYTNTLLSTLNSRTKEDVAEPRTVEAHRAVVVARGHGLEAKVENVEYNIQRVKDRIASLEPGTVDLLCLPEMTFTGYIFPTAESITPFVEYPDKSPSRQACAEIAQRLKCYVAVGYPAPSLTPQESKEQAGTDASDPAGETKKSEGVARNNAIVVDPSGQIIHEYTKTNMFETDLPWAQPGNGFTTFTTSLKTLGTVSLAICMDLNPHPPNVWSSAEGPYELADYCIERNVQTLILLCAWLDSGASPEDTQFDAQTISYWIARLRPLWHLGSDKYTVIICNRTGTERGSKFAGSSTVLRSQTDKHLPKILTVMGREEEAVRVVDISE; encoded by the exons ATGGATATCTCACACAG TGTGGGCCCCATTCTCTTGGGCGCCATATTCAACTCGCTGCTCTTGGGCGTCATGATTGTCCAATGTCAAACTTATTATACCCATTTTCCGTG TGACCACACGAGGCTAAAGTTCTTG GTTACTTACCTGCTAATTATGAACTTGTTCAACACTGGGTTCGATATCGCATTAGCATGGCATTATTCTGTAAATTTGTTCG GAAACTTCTCAGCTGTTGAAAATTCAATGTGGC TCTATACGATCGGTAGGTACAAAGCTGCTAGGCTAATCGGAACTAACGCCGGGGTGTCTACGGACAGAGCCGGTGATGACT GTCATGATTTCGACAGTGGTTCAAGTATTTTACGCGTGGAGTATAAGTCGAATCTCCGGTTGG GTGCTGGGGTGGGGGGATCTATCGGTAGTTCATTGGTCACAGACTTCAAATTGTTTTATAGGTTCAGAGCG TCAGTGATAGTTTGGCTGAGTTTGTCCACAATAACGGATAGCACAATCTCGGTGATACTGGCATCATACTTG CATAAGCGTCGTACAGGGTTCTCAGCTACGGATCACCTTATATCTCGACTGATACGAC TGGTCATACAAACTGGCCTCATAACGACAATATGCGCCGTTGCTGACCTGGTTACTTTTCTTTGCCTG AATGACAATCT ACATATTTTCTTTCAGCTGATCTTGT GCAAAGCTTACACGAACACTCTACTATCAACACTCAACTCCCGCACCAAAGAAGATGTAGCCGAACCGCGAACGGTCGAAGCCCATAGGGCTGTCGTAGTAGCTCGGGGTCATGGGCTTGAGGCCAAG GTGGAAAATGTAGAATACAATATACAGAGAGTGAAGGACCGCATTGCTAG CCTGGAACCAGGAACTGTTGATCTACTATGCCTCCCTGAGATGACTTTTACAG GTTATATCTTTCCCACCGCCGAGTCTATCACGCCGTTTGTGGAATATCCAGACAAGAGTCCTTCGAGACAGGCATGCGCCGAGATAGCACAACGCTTAAAATGCTACGTTGCCGTTGGTTATCCGGCACCAAGTTTAACACCACAGGAAAGCAAGGAGCAAGCAGGAACTGATGCTTCAGACCCGGCTGGAGAGACAAAAAAATCCGAGGGTGTGGCGAGGAATAATGCCATCGTTGTGGACCCAAGTGGGCAAATCATACACGAGTATACCAAGACGAACATGTTCGAAACTGACCTACCATGGGCTCAACCTG GCAATGGGTTCACTACCTTCACGACTTCACTGAAGACTCTGGGTACAGTTTCCCTCGCTATATGCATGGACCTCAACCCACATCCACCAAACGTCTGGTCATCTGCGGAAG GCCCGTACGAGTTAGCCGACTACTGCATCGAACGGAACGTCCAAACCCTGATCTTGCTCTGCGCCTGGCTCGATTCCGGTGCTTCCCCTGAGGATACTCAGTTCGATGCTCAAACTATTAGCTACTGGATTGCCAGGCTGAGGCCATTGTGGCACTTAGGATCGGACAAGTATACCGTCATTATATGCAATCGAACGGGCACAGAGCGAG GCAGCAAGTTCGCAGGATCTTCCACAGTGTTGCGTAGCCAAACTGACAAGCATTTGCCAAAAATCTTGACAGTGATGGGGAGAGAAGAAGAGGCGGTACGGGTGGTGGATATATCAGAATGA
- a CDS encoding STE/STE11 kinase, with product MTNPITVQNYQLGDSLGKGAFGQVYRALNWTTGETVAVKQILLSDVPKSELGELMSEINLLKILDHPNIVKYKGYVKTRDCLYIILEYCENGSLHNICKRFGKFPENLVAVYIAQVLDGLVYLHEQGVIHRDIKGANILTNKDGTVKLADFGVATTPTGAINDAAVVGSPYWMAPEVIEQSGATTASDIWSVGCVVIELLEGHPPYHFLDPMPALFRIVQDDCPPIPEGASPVVKDFLYQCFQKDCNLRISAKKLLKHPWMTSVRKQMKTESVPGQRPLSNYDEAVREVQQWNEALKCASVKHINSFLPELVLSTLSSTARQQSRTRSRTVVDVGNTSPTPGPTDPFANNWRMGFIPPAPLPGPSVFSPRAAPPRPIETKGGKGVPPIGVTSPLGAGISGVSLMDQMKLRELERELENKALRNAAEEDTDNWDDDFEGGISFTKLHALDKSTDSNGTSGRTKSESEENGQTIRPTRSPTGKSTSLQSPAPMSTIIEDYSDLGVEDEDMQIERKVASFKMKNGSRRGLFHPDDIPRMTRPTAPFWTIFPPDPSPITPPPNLLPFSADNIELRRNPILLDHLDDEDEDYEDVFGKPGSNGRFFSVVPGSSKLRDILAPEVQMHTLQLNTRLSKRSWLGDENSDEEDPFAEIDEGFDEHDLETNLNRDRHARLTASVNNLIDKLEPNAPDYQQRRRQLVSSHGMLTILEVLESKPSRDVIIRLLKIINLLVTSDFGFLESFCLIGGIPVVMSFTTKKYSTECRIEASNFIRVLCQTSVLTLQMFISCRGLKVLVDLLDEDYSNQTNLVAHALNGIGSVFELQGPTPKNDFCRMFIREGLLDPLSSALLNVIASHGEVADEMKTKILIILLVFCQVSHSDGTVRNALGARKIIRRLLRACELLEPEHLAVILKAVKHLSMNPTLLDALQNANAIEILVRILDEHSTGPHSAEIANHIFQTCFNLCRLNKGRQEEAAQAGIIPNLVRIAETDSPLKQFALPILCDLLVQGKAVAHICGSKMGLSYTYAYSLILISRLQDETSRVEDFLIQADSLEALLKCFTNSKANSFEGLLDPFLKICRLSQSITLGISSKSQFFRRITDRIGHGKPVARLNLLRILRAVFDVHPDRPGLVRRYGLLEIVERLSKNDGAVLVRELAREYYHRFKPQNHHSH from the exons ATGACGAACCCCATTACGGTGCAAAATTAT CAACTCGGAGACTCACTCGGCAAAGGAGCGTTTGGGCAAGTGTACC GCGCACTTAATTGGACGACGGGAGAGACGGTTGCTGTCAAGCAAATTCTTCTGAGCGATGTCCCAAAATCGGAACTTGGAGAGTTGATG TCAGAGATCAACCTTCTCAAAATCCTCGAT CATCCCAACATTGTGAAATATAAGGGATACGTGAAAACTCGTGATTGCTTATACATTATTCTCGA GTATTGCGAGAACGGTTCTCTACATAACATTTGCAAAAGATTCGGCAAATTTCCAGAAAATCTTGTGGCTGTCTACATTGCTCAAGTACTTGATGGCCTGGTGTATCTTCACGAACAGGGTGTTATTCATCGAGACATCAAAGGAGCCAACATCCTTACGAATAAAGATGGGACAGTTAAATTGGCAGACTTTGGTGTGGCGACAACTCCCACCGGCGCCATAAATGACGCGGCAGTGGTTGGTTCGCCTTATTGGA TGGCTCCCGAGGTCATCGAGCAGTCTGGCGCGACCACAGCTTCGGATATTTG GAGCGTCGGATGTGTCGTTATTGAACTGCTGGAAGGCCATCCACCGTACCATTTTCTCGATCCTATGCCTGCGCTGTTTCGAATCGTGCAAGATGATTGCCCACCTATACCCGAGGGCGCCTCTCCG GTTGTAAAGGATTTCCTATACCAATGCTTCCAAAAAGACTGTAACCTGAGAATATCAGCGAAAAAGCTGCTGAAGCACCCATGGATGACATCGGTGCGCAAGCAAATGAAAACGGAGAGTGTTCCTGGTCAACGACCACTTTCCAATTATGACGAAGCTGTCCGAGAGGTCCAGCAGTGGAATGAAGCATTGAAGTGTGCGTCTGTCAAACACATTAATTCATTCCTCCCTGAACTTGTTCTTAGCACCCTCTCGTCCACGGCACGACAGCAATCTCGAACAAGGTCCCGAACAGTCGTTGATGTTGGGAACACTTCGCCCACTCCTGGTCCAACGGACCCCTTTGCGAACAACTGGCGTATGGGATTTATCCCTCCGGCTCCCCTTCCCGGTCCATCGGTGTTTTCCCCGAGAGCAGCACCACCACGGCCCATTGAGACCAAGGGGGGAAAGGGTGTACCCCCAATTGGCGTCACAAGCCCTTTGGGAGCCGGGATCAGTGGGGTATCGTTGATGGACCAAATGAAGTTGAGAGAACTCGAGAGGGAATTGGAGAACAAAGCGTTACGGAACGCTGCAGAGGAGGACACAGACAATTGGGACGATGACTTTGAGGGTGGAATTTCGTTCACTAAGTTACATG CGTTGGACAAGTCCACAGACTCGAATGGCACCTCGGGTCGCACAAAATCAGAAAGCGAAGAAAATGGCCAGACGATTCGTCCAACTCGAAGCCCCACTGGGAAATCTACCTCTCTCCAAAGTCCAGCTCCGATGTCTACCATCATCGAGGATTATTCCGACCTTGGTGTGGAAGACGAAGACATGCAGATCGAACGCAAGGTAGCAAGCTTCAAG ATGAAGAATGGATCTCGCCGAGGATTGTTCCATCCAGATGATATACCACGAATGACCCGCCCAACG GCCCCTTTCTGGACAATTTTCCCGCCTGATCCATCCCCTATCACTCCTCCGCCCAATCTGCTCCCGTTCTCGGCGGACAACATCGAACTGCGTCGCAATCCCATCCTGCTGGATCATTTGGAC gatgaagatgaggatTACGAAGATGTATTTGGGAAACCTGGTAGCAATGGTAGGTTCTTCAGCGTGGTCCCGGGTTCCAGTAAATTGAGAGACATCTTAGCACCCGAGGTTCAAATGCATACTTTGCAATTGAACACACGACTCTCCAAACGGTCATGGCTGGGAGACGAGAATTCCGATGAAGAGGATCCATTTGCCGAG ATCGACGAGGGCTTTGACGAACACGACCTGGAAACTAATTTGAACCGTGACCGACATGCCCGGTTAACGGCATCGGTCAACAACTTGATTGACAAGCTAGAGCCCAATGCTCCAGACTATCAGCAACGGAGGC GCCAACTCGTGTCTTCGCATGGTATGCTCACTATTCTCGAGGTTTTGGAGTCGAAACCGTCTCGGGATGTGATCATTCGGTTGTTAAAGATCATTAATTTA TTGGTCACGAGTGATTTTGGATTCCTGGAGAGCTTTTGTTTGATTGG CGGGATTCCAGTAGTTATGT CATTTACCACCAAAAAGTACTCGACCGAGTGTCGGATCGAAGCCTCCAATTTCATTCGGGTACTATGCCAGACATCTGTGCTGACGCTGCAGATGTTCATTTC GTGTCGTGGGTTAAAAGTACTGGTCGATCTATTGGATGAAGACTATTCGAATCAGACTAACCTCGTCGCTCATGCCCTAAATGGAATTGGGAGTGTGTTCGAACTTCAG GGACCTACACCAAAGAATGACTTTTGTCGCATGTTCATTCGTGAAGGCCTCTTGGATCCGTTGTCTTCTGCCTTGCTCAACGTGATCGCTAGTCATGGCGAAGTGGCTGATGAGATGAAGACCAAGATTCTCATTATTCTTCTCGTATTCTGCCAGGTTTCTCATTCTGACGGGACCGTACGAAATGCCCTTGGCGCCCGAAAGATCATTCGCC GCTTGTTGCGGGCTTGCGAATTGTTAGAGCCAGAACACTTGGCAGTCATATTAAAGGCAGTGAAACATCTGTCTATGAACCCCACGCTGCTTGATGCGCTTCAGAATGCGAACGCCATTGAAATCTTGGTTCGCATCCTGGATGAACACAGCACGGGACCACATAGTGCG GAAATCGCAAACCATATATTCCAGACTTGCTTCAATCTCTGCCGTTTGAACAAAGGACGACAGGAAGAAGCCGCCCAAGCTGGAATCATCCCGAACCTCGTTAGGATTGCCGAGACTGACTCGCCTCTCAAACAATTTGCATTGCCTATTCTGTGCGATTTGCTAGTGCAGGGAAAAGCTGTCGCACATATCTGTGGCAGCAAAATGGGCTTGAGCTATACCTACGCCTACTCTCTGATCCTTATTTCCAG GCTGCAAGACGAAACTTCGCGTGTTGAGGACTTCCTCATCCAGGCAGATTCACTTGAAGCATTGCTCAAATGCTTCACGAATTCGAAAGCTAACTCGTTTGAAGGACTTCTTGACCCTTTCTTGAAAATCTGTCGTCTATCGCAAAGCATTACCCTCGGCATCTCAAGCAAATCCCAGTTCTTCCGCCGCATCACCGATCGTATTGGACATGGCAAACCCGTCGCGCGACTCAATCTACTACGTATACTCCGTGCAGTATTCGATGTACACCCGGACCGACCTGGACTTGTAAGGCGATATGGCCTCTTAGAGATTGTTGAGAGGCTTAGCAAAAACGACGGTGCTGTTCTTGTGCGCGAACTAGCACGCGAATATTACCATCGCTTCAAACCCCAGAACCACCACTCGCATTGA
- a CDS encoding glycoside hydrolase family 31 protein: MEFLAMRSEIMNEIIALVATIRVIFVEFSGTGMLQSTFFYAETPPIHHDALPNGNMTQITEVSIVYKKCMRSIQRPEQQTSWLLTGIVSAMKTGLLSTISFVGAALSSPLITEHISPALIIQQNTADPDACKGYTVKNVKPNKNGLAAHLTLADKCGIYGPDIPNLRLEVTHEDNDRLHVKIGDIGSKRYEVPEEVFPRSKSKVEASSANLVFKYTESPFSFSVVRKSTGEVLFDTKGSTLVFEEQYLRIKTILPNNANIYGLGEHTNTFRLDPSNTTRTLWNRDSGVAMGLIQYTMNIVQLGPCRLLLNSNGMDVKLSQGSLEYNIIGGILDFYFIGGNDGRTGPADISRGYAKLVRWSPASVPYWSLGFHQCRYGYKNFVDLANVVTNHSAAGFLWKLCGRILLIICTTMTKIYRHGRPRGGPSPNQGYKTFDRGIATGFMKEQNGSLHKGVVWPGVTVFPDWFHPNVSSYWTKEFEDFFSPTSGVDIDGVWIDMNEPSSFCNYPCNNPEEQAVGNPPPRTTGPPDIDTPIFQNPTRRLIYGRSSGVIDYNDPPAYGHQHANGLMEYDTHNMYGTMMAAKTREAMLARRPGLKPLIISRSTFAGAGAKTGKWLGDNDSLWENYRFSIAGMLAMAGLYQVPMVGSDVCGFGKNTTETLCARWSMLGAFQPFYRNHNSDTSISQEFYVWPSVTQAAKNAITMRYQLLDYLYTAIQQAHEDGSPVLNSLWFKYPQDANTYAIDLQFFYGDSILVSPVTEENSTSVDIYLPKDIFYDFLTYQPVQGNGTKVSLTNVNFTSIPVHIKGGSVLPLRASSAMTTKALREKDFNIVVAPGTDGKATGKLYLDDGVSLDPKASTHLEMSYSNKHLTVNGNAGYKTNSKVRDVIILGIDESPKMVYVNSERVSRTSWGYDSSAKTVKLMLDQALEKFTVRLD; encoded by the exons ATGGAATTTCTGGCCATGAGATCTGAGATCATGAATGAAATCATTGCACTTGTCGCTACCATCCGAGTCATCTTTGTAGAGTTCTCTGGTACTGGAAT GCTCCAATCCACTTTCTTCTACGCAGAAACGCCACCGATACACCATGATGCACTTCCTAACGGGAACATGACCCAGATAACGGAGGTTTCAATCGTATATAAGAAGTGTATGCGCTCAATCCAGCGCCCAGAACAACAGACCTCCTGGTTACTAACTGGCATTGTATCTGCTATGAAAACTGGTCTACTCAGCACTATCTCTTTTGTTGGAGCTGCGCTTAGTTCTCCATTAATTACTGAGCACATCAGCCCTGCGCTCATTATTCAGCAAAATACGGCTGACCCCGATGCATGCAAGGGATACACAGTCAAGAATGTCAAGCCCAACAAAAATGGATTGGCCGCTCACCTCACTCTTGCTGATAAGTGTGGGATCTACGGTCCCGATATTCCGAATCTTAGATTGGAAGTCACTCATGAGGATA ACGATCGATTGCATGTTAAGATTGGCGATATTGGCAGCAAGCGTTATGAGGTTCCAGAAGAGGTGTTCCCACGCTCAAAATCCAAAGTTGAAGCCTCTTCGGCCAACTTGGTCTTCAAGTACACCGAAAGTCCCTTTTCGTTCAGTGTAGTTAGGAAGAGTACAGGCGAGGTCTTGTTTGACACCAAAGGAAGTACACTAGTATTTGAAGAGCAATATCTTCG AATCAAAACGATCCTGCCCAATAACGCGAACATATATGGACTTGGTGAACACACGAATACTTTTCGCTTGGATCCATCAAACACCACCCGCACCCTCTGGAATCGTGACTCTGGGGTGGC TATGGGTCTCATCCAGTATACTATGAACATCGTTCAACTGGGACCATGCCGTTTGCTTCTTAATAGCAATGGGATGGATGTCAAACTTAGTCAAGGCAGTTTAGAATACAACATAATTGGAGGGATCCTGGACTTTTACTTCATCGGGGGTAACGATGGGAGGACTGGCCCAGCTGACATTAGTCGTGGATATGCTAAGCTGGTGC GCTGGTCTCCCGCCTCTGTTCCATACTGGAGCCTAGGGTTCCACCAATGTCGCTACGGTTATAAGAATTTCGTTGATCTGGCCAACGTCGTCACAAACCATTCTGCAGCAGGATTCCTCTGGAAACTATGTGGACGGATATTG TTGATCATTTGCACAACAATGACCAAAATATA TCGTCATGGTCGACCCCGCGGTGGCCCATCACCTAACCAAGGGTACAAGACATTCGATCGGGGTATAGCAACGGGGTTTATGAAAGAACAGAATGGATCGTTACACAAGGGTGTTGTATGGCCTGGCGTGACTGTATTTCCTG ACTGGTTCCATCCTAATGTTAGCTCATACTGGACAAAGGAATTTGAGGACTTCTTTAGCCCAACTTCAGGGGTTGACATCGATGGTGTCTGGATTGATATGAATGAGCCTTCATCG TTCTGCAATTATCCTTGCAATAACCCAGAGGAGCAGGCCGTTGGAAACCCGCCTCCCCGTACAACTGGCCCTCCCGATATTGACACTCCTATCTTTCAGAATCCAACTAGGCGTTTAATATATGGACGGAGTTCAGGAGTGATCGATTATAATGACCCGCC CGCATATGGACATCAACATGCAAATGGCTTGATGGAATACGACACTC ATAATATGTATGGTACTATGATGGCAGCCAAGACGCGTGAGGCAATGCTGGCGCGCCGTCCCGGCCTCAAGCCTTTAATTATCTCTCGCTCGACCTTTGCAGGAGCTGGGGCAAAGACTGGGAAATGGCTTGGTGACAACGATAGTCTCTGGGAAAACTACCGCTTCTCGATCGCCGGTATGCTCGCTATGGCTGGACTTTATCAAGTACCTATGGTAGGCAGCGATGTCTGTGGCTTTGGAAAAAACACCACCGAGACCCTTTGTGCTCGTTGGTCCATGTTGGGGGCATTCCAACCGTTCTACCGAAAT CACAACAGTGATACCTCCATATCTCAAGAATTCTATGTATGGCCATCAGTAACTCAAGCCGCTAAGAATGCTATTACCATGCG CTATCAACTCTTGGACTACCTCTACACCGCCATCCAGCAAGCACACGAAGACGGCTCCCCAGTTCTCAATAGCTTGTGGTTCAAGTATCCCCAGGATGCCAACACATATGCGATCGATCTCCAGTTCTTCTACGGCGACTCCATTCTCGTTTCTCCAGTCACCGAAGAGAACTCCACCTCGGTCGACATCTACCTTCCCAAGGACATCTTCTACGACTTCCTGACATACCAGCCCGTGCAGGGCAACGGTACGAAGGTGTCGCTGACGAACGTCAACTTTACGTCGATCCCAGTACACATCAAGGGAGGGTCTGTGCTGCCACTTCGTGCGAGCAGCGCGATGACGACCAAGGCGCTCCGGGAGAAGGACTTCAACATCGTCGTAGCTCCTGGTACTGATGGCAAAGCTACCGGAAAGCTGTACCTGGATGACGGTGTCTCGCTGGACCCGAAGGCATCTACGCATCTTGAGATGAGCTACTCGAACAAACATTTGACCGTCAATGGCAACGCCGGCTACAAGACCAACTCAAAGGTTAGGGATGTGATAATTTTAGGTATTGATGAATCGCCAAAAATGGTGTATGTGAATTCCGAGAGAGTGTCGAGGACCAGTTGGGGGTATGATTCGAGCGCGAAAACTGTAAAGCTGATGCTCGATCAAGCGCTAGAAAAGTTTACGGTCCGCTTGGATTGA
- a CDS encoding Enoyl-(Acyl carrier protein) reductase yields MPLTIDFSGQTVIISGGNRGIGAAIAETFAEAGANIALLYNTGETEASLHASSLEQKFKVTVKPYQCDTTVPARSAEVIAQAAQDFGRLDVLVCNAGVCKHIDAVDTPEEIVDWTLGVNVKGVFFLCQAVAKHWISVKQPGSIVVNSSMSGQIINTPQRQAIYNASKSAATQLVKAFAFEWAEHNIELTQSRLAMGNQEMQKVWLERTPLKRMASPAEIGKSVAFLASGLSTYTTGSELLVDGGYSIL; encoded by the exons ATGCCTCTAACGATTGATTTCTCTG GCCAGACTGTCATAATCTCTGGCGGAAATCGAG GAATCGGAGCTGCTATAGCAGAAACATTTGCGGAAG CCGGTGCAAACATTGCGCTTCTTTACAACACGGGTGAAACCGAAGCGTCCTTACACGCTAGCTCACTCGAGCAAAAGTTTAAAGTAACCGTCAAGCCATACCAGTGCGATACAACTGTACCTGCTCGTTCGGCTGAGGTAATCGCGCAAGCCGCACAAGATTTTGGGAGACTGGACGTATTGGTTTGTAATGCCGGTGTATGCAAACAC ATTGATGCGGTCGATACTCCAGAAGAAATTGTTGACTGGACGCTGGGTGTGAATGTCAAAGGTGTATTTTTCTTGTGCCAAGCTGTCGCAAA GCACTGGATTTCG GTTAAACAGCCTGGCTCTATTGTTGTCAATTCGTCCATGA GTGGACAGATTATCAATACCCCACAACGTCAAGCCATCTACAACGCCAGCAAATCGG CTGCAACTCAACTTGTCAAAGCATTCGCCTTTGAATGGGCCGAGCACAACATCGAGTTAACGCAGTCTCGCCTGG CAATGGGAAATCAGGAAATGCAGAAAGTTTGGCTG GAGCGAACGCCTTTGAAAAGGATGGCCAGTCCTGCGGAGATTGGCAAGTCGGTCGCTTTCCTTG CGAGCGGATTGTCAACTTATACGACCGGGTCGGAGCTATTGGTGGATGGAGGATACTC TATTCTTTAA
- a CDS encoding exopolysaccharide phosphotransferase, with amino-acid sequence MPSTRAYSLLPTSGSTETLPSPGRDDAEFEEAWPSERAATHGWFPLAATLATRRSRTQRPYTVTIAALSTMFILVIISTLYDNGLVTELSASNPIPSSNPSPSPSLSSSPAEPEPTSTREPTVRDCFELPSDELIWQTTQLPPERSELCPFDPESFAVLRESPYSSKSKSKPNSIRWSNECLEDMLADGQAQPSSCDQHSGAQKIDLVWTWVNGSSALLELTRRDRNAQVFGAPQAEPESEPESETNAGLAAKLFRDHDELRHSIRAALRHFDTESNAKADFFLLGSDMPVSVHGSGMDDDPITSEARVGQLPSWLDFEDMSPKGEFTHWSRDGKQTRLQVRHHRDIFSHYEGTVFNSLAIESQFSNLDKIGVSDVFVYVNDDVFFSRDLSPRDFHMQEQGIVMRMQNYISISPDPSVPQHDGLEWESLQYSNHLLSTRFGSRHRPYPAHLAKTLSISMLKEVSRAWPKDLNRVVRRPFRGMKHMTKNENENEPADMYMVFMEHHWIVERWREALLWSWVVARGEIRSRKDANAWTQGVAQQAWSELGGKMGEYTLAVTRAPRSTLENADEWAGAKATSVSFSSLDGYPYSEEMAEQGWVSEGDVCELSFDHCLALHDTASRTFQRIAFEEPIKCGDCIIRALVNQSGKRGLEAFLPPKSKKPFSKEAKPALPLGSSWQDADFRLATLVPEWVNTRQFVLRMLQRYRFVLGDTPFMFAIVTDPERATQYVEAITSKPELAILCVNDDVAEGDDSVRGILGDWMGSRWNQSATWERRQ; translated from the exons ATGCCGTCAACTCGAGCGTATTCGCTGCTCCCGACCTCGGGATCGACTGAAACACTTCCGAGCCCAGGTCGCGACGACGCCGAGTTTGAAGAGGCCTGGCCTTCAGAACGCGCAGCAACTCATGGTTGGTTTCCTCTCGCTGCGACGCTGGCCACTCGCCGCTCCCGTACCCAGCGGCCATACACTGTAACCATTGCTGCTCTTTCCACTATGTTCATCCTTGTTATCATCAGCACCCTATACGACAATGGCCTAGTAACCGAATTGTCGGCATCGAATCCAATCCCGAGTTCAAATCCGAGTCCGAGTCCTAGTCTGAGCTCTAGTCCTGCAGAGCCAGAACCAACAAGCACTAGGGAGCCAACTGTACGAGACTGCTTCGAACTCCCTTCCGACGAGCTCATATGGCAAACGACCCAACTCCCACCCGAGCGATCCGAACTGTGTCCATTCGATCCTGAGTCCTTTGCGGTCCTCCGAGAATCTCCATACtcatccaaatccaaatccaaacccAATAGTATCCGCTGGTCGAACGAATGTTTGGAGGATATGTTGGCCGACGGCCAAGCTCAGCCAAGCTCGTGTGACCAGCACTCTGGGGCGCAAAAGATCGACCTTGTCTGGACTTGGGTCAACGGGAGCTCGGCGCTGCTTGAGCTCACTCGACGGGATAGGAATGCACAGGTTTTCGGTGCACCACAGGCCGAACCAGAATCAGAGCCAGAGTCGGAAACCAATGCTGGGCTGGCGGCCAAGCTGTTCCG CGACCATGATGAATTACGCCATTCCATCCGAGCAGCCCTACGACACTTTGATACGGAATCCAACGCCAAGGCCGATTTTTTCCTCCTAGGGTCGGATATGCCTGTTAGCGTCCATGGCTCGGGTATGGACGATGATCCAATTACGAGCGAAGCGCGAGTGGGTCAATTGCCTTCCTGGCTCGACTTTGAAGATATGAGTCCAAAAGGAGAGTTTACCCATTGGAGTCGGGATGGGAAGCAAACCAGGCTGCAGGTCAGACACCACCGGGATATCTTTAGCCATTACGAGGGGACGGTATTCAACAG CTTGGCCATTGAATCGCAATTCTCAAACCTGGACAAGATCGGCGTTTCGGATGTCTT TGTCTACGTC AATGACGACGTCTTCTTCAGTCGCGATCTGAGTCCGAGAGACTTCCACATGCAAG AACAAGGCATAGTCATGCGTATGCAAAACTACATCTCCATCTCCCCAGACCCCAGTGTCCCACAGCACGACGGACTCGAGTGGGAAAGTCTACAGTATAGTAATCACCTCCTCA GCACCCGCTTTGGCAGCCGACACCGCCCATACCCAGCCCACCTCGCAAAAACCCTCTCCATCTCCATGCTCAAAGAAGTATCCCGAGCATGGCCGAAAGACCTCAACCGCGTAGTCCGCCGTCCGTTCAGAGGAATGAAACACATGACCAAgaacgagaacgagaacgaGCCGGCGGACATGTACATGGTCTTCATGGAGCACCACTGGATCGTCGAACGCTGGCGCGAAGCCCTGCTCTGGAGCTGGGTCGTCGCGCGGGGAGAAATCCGCTCGAGAAAGGATGCGAATGCGTGGACGCAGGGTGTGGCGCAGCAGGCGTGGTCCGAGCTGGGAGGTAAAATGGGAGAGTACACGTTGGCTGTTACGCGTGCCCCGCGCAGCACGTTGGAAAACGCCGACGAGTGGGCGGGGGCAAAGGCCACGAGCGTGTCGTTTT CCAGTCTGGATGGGTATCCTTATTCGGAAGAGATGGCTGAACAGGGATGGGTGTCCGAGGGAGATGTATGCGAGTTAAGCTTTGATCACTGTTTGGCTTTGCACGATACCGCGAGTCGGACGTTCCAGAGGATCGCATTTGAAGAGCCTATCAAATGCGGAGACTGCA TTATCCGCGCGCTCGTGAATCAGAGTGGGAAACGAGGACTGGAAGCGTTCTTGCCtcccaagtccaagaagcCCTTTTCTAAGGAAGCCAAGCCTGCACTGCCCCTCGGGTCGAGCTGGCAAGACGCGGACTTTAGGCTCGCTACGTTGGTCCCGGAATGGGTGAACACTCGGCAGTTTGTTCTGCGTATGCTACAGCGCTACCGATTCGTTCTCG GTGATACGCCTTTCATGTTTGCCATCGTGACTGATCCGGAGCGGGCGACGCAATACGTCGAAGCAATCACTTCAAAGCCCGAGTTGGCGATCCTGTGTGTCAACGACGATGTTGCAGAGGGAGACGATAGCGTTAGAGGTATCCTCGGGGACTGGATGGGCAGTCGGTGGAACCAGAGCGCGACATGGGAGCGGAGGCAATAG